The Streptomyces sp. ICC1 DNA window GGCGGCAGCCGCCCTGGGCCTGGCCCCCCATCAGGCCCAGGCGGCCCCCGCCACCACGACCGCCGCCGCCACCGACGCCTCTTCGGAACTCCGGTTCCACGACATCCCCGGCTCCGGCGGCATCACCCTCAAGGGCAACGTCTTCACCCCGGCCGGCGCCCGGGCCGGCGCGAAGTACCCGCTGATCGTGCTGCCCACCAGCTGGGGCATGCCGCAGATCGAATACATCGCGCAGGCCAAGAAGCTCGCCGACTCCGGCTACGTGGTGGTCAGTTACACCTCCCGCGGCTTCTGGCTCTCGGGCGGCGAGATCGAGACCGCCGGCCCGGCGGACACCGCCGACGTCTCCGCCGTCATCGACTGGGCGCTCGCCCACACCCCCGCCGACGCGGAACACATCGGCCTGGGCGGTGTCTCGTACGGCGCGGGCATCAGCCTGCTCGCCTCCGCGCGCGACCCGCGCATCAAGGCCGTGGTCGCGCTCAGCGGCTGGGCCGACCTCATCGAGTCCATCTACTCCGGCCGCACCCAGCACCTGCAGGCCGCCGCCCTGCTCGGCGGCGCGGGCTACCTCACCGGCCGCCCCGGCCCCGAACTCCGGCAGATCCTCGGCGACTTCCTCGGCTCCAAGCTGGACCGGGAACCGCAGATGATCGAGTGGGGCAAGAAGCGCTCCGCCTCCGAGAAGGTCGACCAGATCAACGCCAACGGCGCCGCGATCATGCTCGGCAACGCCTGGGGCGACACCATCTTCCCGCCCAACCAGTACGCGGAGTTCTTCGAGAAGCTGACCGGCCCCAAGCGGCTGGAGTTCCGGCCCGGCGACCACGCCACCGCCGAGGGCACCGGCCTGCTGGGCCTGCCCAACGACACCTGGACCAACGCCCACCGCTGGTTCGACCGCTACCTCAAGGGCGAGCGCAACGGCGTCGACTCCGAGGCCCCGGTGCAGATCAAGTCCCGCAGCGAGAGCGGGTACGAGGGCTACGCCGACTGGAAGTCGGTCGGCTCCGGCGGCACCGAGAAGCTGATGCTCTCCGACAGCGAGCACGTCTTCGCGGGCGTCGACTCCGGCGCCAACGGCGGGATCGTCCTCCTGTCCAGCGTCCTGGACCAGTTCTTCCAGGCGCCCCCGACCGCCTCGATCCCGCTGCTCCCCCGCGCCTTCGCCGCCGTCTGGCAGTCCCCGCGTTACGACGAGGCCCGGCGGGTGCGCGGCACGGTGAAGCTGCACACCACCGTCACGCCCACGAAGTCCGACGGCACCTTCGTCGCGTACCTCTACGACGTGGGCCCGCTCGGCATCGGCAAGCTGGTCAGCAACGCCCCGTACACCTTCCACGACCGGCCGGCCGGCCAGGCCTTCGGCGTGGACCTGGAGCTCTTCTCCACCGCCTACGACGTCCCGGCCGGGCACCGCCTCGCCGTCGTCGTGGACACCGTCGACCCGCTGTACATCGAGCACAACCCGACCGGCGCGCAGCTGACCTTCTCCTCGCCGCGCACCGATCCCTCGTACGTCTCGGTACCGCTGCGCGAGCAGTGATCCACGGCTGCCGCCGGGCCGGGTGTGGCTCTCGGGGCCCAGGCCCTGCGGGTCAGATCTGGCCCGGCAGCGCCGCTCCCGGCTCGGCCGGGTCGATGGCGACCGCCTTCGTCTTGGGGCTGCGCCGCTCCCGTCTGGCCACCCAGGTGGCGAACCAGGACAGCAGCATGCACATTCCGATGTAGATCGGCGAGATGATCATCACGACCGGGATGAAGGGCAGGTCGTAGTCGAGGTTGGAGGCGATCAGCTTGCCCGCGTGCAGGAACTCCTCGTAGGTGATCAGGTAGCCGAGCGAGGTGTCCTTCAGGGCGACCACCAGCTGGCTGATGATCGTGGGCAGCATGGCCCGTACCGCCTGCGGGGCCAGTACGTGGGTCATCACCTGGGTCTTGCGCATGCCCAGTGCGTACGCGGCCTCGCGCTGGCCCCGCTCCACCGAGTTGATGCCCGTCCGGAAGACCTCGGCCAGCACCGAGCCGTTGTAGAGGGTCAGCCCGGCGACCAGCGCGGGCAGCGGCTGGACCTTCAGCGCGACGAAGATGAAGAAGATCATCACCAGTACCGGCATGGCCCGGAAGAACTCCACGCACAGGGTGGACAGCCAGCGCACCGGCCGGTGGACGGAGAGCCTGCCGGTGGCGAGGACCGCGCCGAGCGCGAGCGAGAGCACCGAGGCGTAGGCGAAGGCCTTCAGCGTGTTCCAGAGTCCCTTGAGCAGCAGCTCCTGGATGCCCTTGTACGCGAAGGGGGTCCACTTGGCGGCGGTGAACTGGTTCGTGGAGAACAGCAGGTAGAGCAGCCAGCCGAGGAGTCCGAGGATGACGGCCGTCGAGAGGATCCCGTAGAGGAAGTGGCGGCGGCGGGCCTGGGGGCCCGGGATGTCGTAGAGGGCGGTGGACTGCGTGTCCCCGTGGAGCGCGTGCGCTGTCATCGGGCGACTCCGTAGCGCTTCTCGAGCACGTTGAACAGCGCGCTGATGGACAGGGTGATGATCAGGTAGCCCACCGCGATCCAGACGAAGGTCCAGATGATGCTGTAGCCCAGCTCGTTGAGGGTCTTGTACGTGCCCAGCAGCTCGGTGACGCTGAAGGCCCCCGCGATCGCGGAGTTCTTGGCGAGGGCGATCAGCGTGGAGCCGATGGGCGGGATGACGGAGCGGAAGGCCTGCGGGAGCACGACGGTGCCCAGGGTCTGGCCGAAGGACATGCCGAGGCTGCGGGCCGCTTCGCCCTGCCCCTTGGGCACGGTGTTGATGCCGGAGCGCAGCACCTCGCAGATGAAGGCGGAGGTGTAGCAGCCCAGCGCGAGGACGGCGAAGAGCTGGAAGGGCAGCACCAGGCCGAAGCGCGGCAGGCCGAGCAGGACGGCGAAGAAGAGCAGGGTGAGCGGGGTGTTGCGCAGGATGGCCACCCAGACGGCGCCGAAGACCCGGAAGGAGCCGATGGGGGCGACGCGGAAGGAGGCCATCAGGAAGCCGAGGACCAGGGCGAGGAGCGAGGCGTAGACCGTGAGCTCGACGGTCCCGAGGAAGCCCTTGCCGTAGAGCGAGAAGTTGTCCGTGAGTACGTTCATGGCGGTGCGCTCTCCCCTCAGCTCGCCGGGTAGCGGTCGATGGCGGGCGGCTTCGGCGCCGGCTCGCCGGACAGGCCGAGCGTGGCCTCGTAGGCCTTCTTCCAGTTGCCGTTCTTCTCGTTCTCCTCGAGGGCGTCGTCGAGGGCGAAGCGCAGCGCGTTGTCGGAGCGCGGGACGCCGATGCCGTAGGGCTCCTCGGAGAAGGGCTCGCCGACCACCTTGAGCTCCTCGGGGACCTTGGCCGCGTAGCCGAGGAGGATCGAGTCGTCGGTGGAGACGGCGTCGACCTGGTAGGTCAGCAGGTTGTCAACGCAGACCGAGTAGGTGTCGTAGGCGACGAGGACGGCGCGGGGGAACTCCTTCTGGAGCCGCTGGTAGGGGGTGGAGCCGGCGGCCGAGCAGACCTTCTTGCCGGCGAGGTCTTCGGGGCCCTTGATGTCCGTCTCCCCCTTGCGCACCAGCAGGGACTGGCCGGCGAGGTAGTAGGGGCCCGCGAAGCCGACCTGCTTCTTGCGGTTGTCGTTGATCGTGTACGTGCCGACGTAGTAGTCGATCTGGCCGTTCTGCAGGGCGGTCTCGCGGTTGGCGGAGGCGATCGTCTTGAACTCGATGGTCTTGGGGTCGAAGCCGAGCGAGGCCGACATCATCTTGGCGATCTCGATGTCGAAGCCGGAGTAGCGGCCGCTCGCGGGGTCCTTCTCCCCCATGTACGGCTGGTCCTCCTTGGCTCCGACGACGAGGTGGCCGCGCTTCTTGGCCTTCTCCCAGGTGCGCGATTCGGGCAGCTGGAAGCCCGTCGCCACCTGGTAGACGGGCAGGTCCTCGGGCTGGGGCCCCTTGACCGGGGGGCTGCCGGACCTGCCGCAGCCGGTGACGGCTCCCAGCAGCAGGAGGACGAGGGCGCAGGCGGGCAGGAGCGGGGTGCGCGGGATCGCCGCAGGCAGGTGTCTCATCGGGCCGGCCCTCAGTGCTTGAGGATCTTGGAGAGGAAGTCCTTGGCCCGGTCGCTCTCGGGGGCCGTGAAGAAGGCCTCCGGGGTCCGGTCCTCGACGATCTTCCCGTCGGCCATGAACACGACGCGGTTGGCCGCGGAGCGGGCGAAGCCCATCTCGTGGGTGACCACGACCATCGTCATGCCCTCGGAGGCGAGCTGCTGCATGACCTCCAGCACTTCGTTGATCATCTCCGGGTCGAGCGCGGAGGTGGGCTCGTCGAAGAGCAGGGCCTTGGGGTTCATGGCGAGCGCGCGGGCGATGGCCACGCGCTGCTGCTGGCCGCCGGAGAGCTGGGCGGGGAACTTCTCGGCCTGGTCGGCGAGCCCGACCCGCTCCAGCAGTTCCCGGGAGCGCTTGTCGGCCTCGTCCTTCTTGCGCTTCCTGACCTTGACCTGGGCGAGGGAGACGTTGGCCAGGACGGTCTTGTGCGCGAAGAGGTTGAAGGACTGGAAGACCATCCCCACGTCCGCGCGGAGCGCGGCGAGCTCCTTGCCCTCGGCCGGCAGCGGTTTGCCGTCGAGCGTGATCGTGCCCGATTCGACGGTCTCCAGCCGGTTGATCGCACGGCACAGGGTGGATTTCCCGGAGCCGGAGGGGCCGATGACCACCACCACCTCCCCGCGGCCGACGGTGAGGTTGATGTCCTGGAGGACGTGCAGTTGTCCGAAGTGCTTGTTGACGTCCCGCAGCTCGATCAACGGATCGACGGCCATACGCTGCCCTGCCCACTTGTCGGTGTGTCGAGGTCAGCGCAAACTATCCAGCCGTGGAAGGGCACTTCACCGCGACACGCCTAAAAGCCGCATAAAGCCCGGCGAGGTCAGCCTTCCGAGGCTTCGGCGTACGCCTGGCTGAGTTCGGGGGACCCGGTCATCGCCCAGGACACGCCCGACTCGACCACGTTCAGCTCACGGCCCGAGGCCAGCCGGATCATCGGCTGCCCGTTCGGCCACACCTGCCAGCCGGCGCCCTGGACGGACCGGATGATCACGGTCCCGAGGTAGAAGCCCGCGTCGTTGCCGAGCCACGGGGTGATCTCCGGATCCCGGCGCCAGCGCGGCATCAGCTGGTCCAGCTCCTCCAACGAGCGCGGGGTCTCGTCGAGTTCGAGCCCCGCCGACCGGGCGTGGGCGCGCAGCATCTCGCATTCCGCGAACAACTCGTTGATGCCCTCGGGGTCATCCGCGAGGGCGGCGGCGAGCCCGCTCGCGCCCCGGTCCGTTTCATTCCGATTGAGCCAGTTGGCCAGGAAAGGGATGTTCATAAGCCCAGACTGACACCCGGATCGCCGGTGGGCGACAGGGCGCGCCTGGACCGTGACAGATCGAGATCCGCCTAAAGATCAAGGTCCACGACGACGGGCGCGTGGTCGGAGGCACCCTTGCCCTTGCGCTCCTCGCGGTCGACGTAGGAGTCGGTGACGGCCTTGGCGAAGGCCGGGTTCCCGTAGACCAGGTCGATGCGCATGCCCCTGTTCTTCGGGAAGGCGAGCATCCGGTAGTCCCAGAAGGTGTACGGCCGGTCGTACTTGAGCGCGCGCGGGAAGACGTCGGAGAGCCCGGCGGCGCGCAGCTGCTCCAGGGCGGCCCGCTCGGCCGGGGTGACGTGGGTGAGGCCCTCGAAGACCGTCGGGTCGTAGACGTCCTCGTCGGTCGGGGCCACGTTGAAGTCGCCGAGCACGGCGAACGGGCGCTCCCCCGCCGCGTCTTCGGCGATGGCGGTGGTCAGGGACCGGAACCAGTCCAGCTTGTAGCCGTAGTGGTCGTGCTCGACCTCGCGCCCGTTGGGCACGTACACCGACCACAGGCGCACCCCGCCGCAGGTCGCGGAGACGGCGCGGGGCTCCTGGACGCCCTCGTAGTCCGGTCCGCCGGGCAGGCCCACGACCACGTCCTCCAGGCCCACCTTGGAGAGCAGGGCCACGCCGTTCCACCGGCCGGTGGCGTTGACGGCCGACTCGTACCCCAGTGCCCGGAGCTCCTCGTAGGGGAACTGCTCCGCGGAGCACTTGGTCTCCTGGAGGCACAGGACATCGGTGCCGGAGCTCTCCAGCCAGGCCAGCAGGCGCGGCAGCCGGGCGGTGATCGAGTTGACGTTGAACGTGGCGATACGCATGCCGTCCAACCTACCGCCCGGCACCGACAGTCACAGTTCGGCGCTGTCCCCGGCGGTGAGTCGGCCGTATCCGGCGCCGCCGAGCTTCCCGATCTGGGTGGCGTAGATCGGGAGCACCACCTCGGTCAGGCCCGCGTCGTGGATGGCGACGACCTGGCGCGGCTTGACCTCGCGGACGTAGTCGATCACTTCGGCGATCTTGTTCCAGGGCGCGTGGACCGGGAGCATGAGCGTCTCGACGGGGGCCTCGGGCACGGTCAGCGCGTCCCCCGGGTGGAAGAGGGAGGCGTCCACCAGGTAGCCGACATTGGTGATCCGCGGGATGTCCGGGTGGATCACGGCGTGCAGTTCGCCGTGCACCTGGACCTCGAACCCCGCGGCGGTGAAGGTGTCCCCGTGGCCCACGGTGTGGACCCGGCCCGGATAGGCGGGGGCGAGCTTCTCCGCGACGCTGCGCAGGGTCCACAGCCCCGCCGCCGGATTCGCGTCGAGGGCGGCCCGCAGCCGGCCCTCCTCGAAGTGGTCGGCGTGCTCGTGCGTGACCAGCAGGGCGTCCGCCCCGAGGCCGGCGTCCGGTTCGCTGAAGGCGCCCGGGTCGATGACGAGCACGCGCCCGTCCTTCTCCAGTTGGACGCAGGAGTGCAGCCGCTTGGTGAGCTTCATGATCCAAGGCTAGCGCCGCCGCGTCGGCGGAGTCGGCACAGTCGACGGGAAGGCGGAGCCGACCGGATTCGAACCGGCGTCCTCGCGGTTTTGGAGACCGCGCGCGACAACCTCTGCGCTACGACCCCGCCCCCGACGGGCACTGTACCCGCGCGGGGCCCCGGAACGCCCGGCGGTTTACGGGACCGCCGTGGAGACCACGTAGACCTTGAAGACCTTGGGGTCCGTGAGGTCGACGGTGATGTCACGGGTGGGCCGCGCGGCGTCCTCGTCGACGGTGGTCCCGAGCCACTCGGTCGTGGGCTTCCAGTTCCATCCCGCGACCGTGGTGTCGTGCTCGGAGATCGACACCCCGGGGGTCAGCGCCTCCCGGCTGGTGCCGACCGAGGCCAGGAACGCGTCCAGCTCCGGCGGGGTGACCGCGAACTGGGTGTAGAGCCGGCTGGTGCGCCAGTTGTTGGTCTCCAGGAAGCCGACCCGCCAGGCCTTCGGCGGGATCGGGACCTCGTAGATGCTGCGCTGCACCTTGGAGGGCCAGCCGGAGCGCACCTGGTGCGCGCCGACCTTGGCGGCCTTGTCCCGGCCGCTCTGGCGGCTCTGCTGCGCGGAAACGGCGAGGTAGCCGGCCGGGACCCCGACGAGCAGCAGGATGATGATCGCGGTGATCCAGCGGCGCCTGACCACGTGCTTGCGGTCCTCGGCGGGCGTCGGCGCGGGCGCCTCGTCGGGGGGCGGGGCCTGGTGCCCCCGGCGCAGGCCCCCTGCCCCGTGAACCGGACAAGCCAGACTGCCGGCCACGTGCGCTCGCCCGGCACCGGCGGGGCACCGGCCGGGATCGCGGCATCGCCCAGTGATCCCGTCGCGCACGCGTGGCTGGTGCGGCTTCCCTCCGTGGCGCCGGGGGTGTTCCGGGTACGGCCGCTGCCCCAACTCCTCGACGGCCTCGGTATCACCGTCCACGGACACGGCACCCCACCCACGGCCGACCTGACCCTCTCCTCCACTGCGGTCCGCCAGGTGGCCACGATGGCCGGCATCCCGCCCGACCACATCGCCCACGCCCTACCGCACCTGACCCAGCACGGCAGCCCGCCACCCGGTACCGGGACAGGCCCGGCCACCGCGATCTGGACACCCGTGGGAAGAGAACACCAGGCCGTACCCGCCTGCACTCTGTGCGTCGGCCGCCACAGCCGCGGCACCACCCTGACCACGTGGATCCACCGGCCCTGGCACCGGCTCATCTGCCCACAACATCAGCAAGCCGCCCCCGACCCCCGACTCCACACACCCCTACACGTTGAGGCGATACCCGAACTCACCGCAGCGCCCCATGCCCACCAGCGCCTCCAGCGTCACTCCCGGGCCATGACCACCTGGACCATAGCGCGCGGTCACCACCCGTTGGTACGACCACCAGCAACACCTCACCCACCCGCTGGCACCACCGACTACACCAGCTCACCACGGCCAACCCCCACCTCAACCAGCCGGGAACAGCCTCCGCCACGCTGTTGGCCCGCGACCTGGTCACCTACCCCGAAACCGTCACCCTCGCCCGCACCTCGTCCAACGACGATGCAGGCGTGGCGGTGCCGGGAGGTGAGGACGCACGGGCGGCCGGCTTCCAGGGGGATGGCCGAGGCGTCGCCGCGGCCGGAGAGGGGGTGCAGGACGAGGGTGATGGTGAACTAGGCATCGGCCTCTCCGCCCGCAGCAGCCGACGTCGCCCCGGCCTCGGACGGGCAGCACCCACCACTGCGGCCTGCCGGGCCGTCCTCGATCGCGCCCCGCATCCGCACCAACTGGCCCGGGGCCACCGCCACCGCGCAACGGATCCGGCCGGCCCCTGCGTTCGGGGTCACGCCCGAGGCCGGGTCGGGCTGCGGTCCGTACGCGACATCGACATCAGCGGCGACGTCTCCGCGGCCAGGCCATACGGTCCCGGGCACCGCCGGCAGCCTGCACGCGGTTCCGGCGTGGGCACGTCCGCTCCTCGTCGGCGCCCGCGGCCACCACCGCCTGACCGGCCGCCACATCGAGGACGGCCGCTTCGATCCGGTGATGGCCGCCGGGGCGCGGCACCTGCGCGCACACCTCGCACGACTTCTCGAACAGGCCGGGGCTTCACGAGAGTGGGCATGGCGGCCTGTCGAGGGCGCGGCCCCTTTGGCGGATGCCCTCCGGCTTCACCGGACCAGGGTCCGTGCTGCATTCGTCGCTTTCGGCTCCGTGCCGTGGTCACCCGATGCCGGACAGGAGCACCGCTTCCAGCAGACCTGGCAGTGCGGGCAGGACTTCGTCGTAGAGGGTCTCCTGCTCGCAGCCTTCGCCTCCAGTCCGGGCGATCTCGCCGGCCAGGTCTCGCAGGGCCGGCAGGGCTTCTTGGGCGAGCTGGATCGCCAGTTCGCGGTTGCCCGCGAGCTTTTCCGGGGGCTGGAAGTATTTGACGCCGGCGCGGTAGAGGTCGACGGTCATCGCGATCGGGGTGACGGGCCTTGCGACGCGGTCGGCGAGGTTGCTGATGATGCGGATGCCGTGGGCGTCGAGGTCGCCCCATGCCACGAGAGGGAGCCCGTCGAGGGTGCGCAGGAGTTCGACGAGGCCGTTGGTCGCGTAGCCCTTGCCCCAGACGCACAGCCAGGTGTCGGTAATCTCCGGGATCTTGCAGATCTGTTCGAAGGTGTCCTCATTCTCGACGATGAACAGGCCTCGGGCGTCGCAGGAGATCATGCCGAGGGTGTGGACGCCGCGGGCCGGGAGGGAGAGCCAGGGGTCGCAGGCTGCCGTGTCGGCGATGACGGTGCCGACGCGCCACTGGAGAGGTCCGCGGATGCGCAGGTCGGTGTCGGCCTTGTCCACGGCTTGGTCGAAGGGGACGCCGATGAGGTTGGAGAAGGCCTGCTGCCGTGCGGGGGTCCACGTGCTTTTGGTGTCGCGGAGGCTGCGGCCGGCGAGTTCCTTCGCGGTGATCTTGCGGGGCTGGCCTTGGGCGGGCCACCAGGTGCTGGCGGCCCGGACAGCGAGTTCGTAGACGCGCCAGTCCTCGGCGCGGGTGGCTGTCCCCTCGGGGACCTTCAGGACGCGACCGGGTGGCGTGTCGGCCAGCAGCTGCTTCTCGGCGGCGAGTTGGGGGATGTCGGACATCAGGTGGAGCAGTTCGCTGTGGAGGTCTTCCGGGTGGGAGCGGCCTTTGAGTTCGGCGAGTTTGTCCTCGGCGAGCTCTGCCCATGAATGCGTCAGGGTCCAGGAGCGGGGGCTGTAGCCGGTGACGTTGACGACGTCGCAGCGCAGGATGACGGCGCCGCAGCGGATGAGGTCGACGGTGACCTGCCAGGCGTTGTCGCCGAGGGCGGCCTCGATGGTGGACCAGCGTTTGGTGCTCTTCGTCTCCAGGACTTTGGCCAGTTGCCGGGTCGTCAGGGTGGGTGGTGGGTCATAGGGGCTGACCGGGTGGTTGGCGACCAGGTCGACTTGGCGGGGTTTGATGCGTTGCTTGCGGTCCTTGGGGACACGTACGTGGATGACGTCGTCGGCGTCCTTGATGACGCGGGGCAGGGTTACCGCGATGACACCCGGGGGTAGGTCGCGCAGCGGGACGCTTTCGCGCCCGTATGCTTCGCCGACGAGGAGCGGAGGGCTGTTGGCGGGGTCAGGCATGGGAGCGTCCTGCAATGATCCACTCTTCGGTGAGTCGGGTCCGTTCGCCGTTGCTGTCGAAGGCCCAGACGGTGGTGGGCTGGTTGGTGATGTCTGCGGCTGATGCGTGGGTGAACCAAAGCAGTTCGCCGCAGACGTCGGCGGCATCGGCCAGGACGCTGTCCTGGCAGGTGCCGAGGATGGTCAGGTGCTGGTCCCGGGCGACGTCGCGCAGGGCTGCGAGCATGTCTTTGCGGTTGGTCTCGCCGAGGCTGTTGCCGAGTTCGTCGAGGATCAGCACGCGTCCGCGGCTCTGGTTGTCGGCGAGGAGGGCTGCCAGAACGAGCAGGATGGCGTGCACCTTGACCTGGGCGCTGTTGGCGTTCTCCCGGTAGGAGACGTATCCGCCGGTGCGGGAGCGCTTCCAGCGCGGGGTGACCTGCCAGTGCCAGTCGCCAGCCCCTTGGGGGCGGACGCTACGGTGCTCGAGCTTGGCACCGAAGCTGCCGCTGCCCAGGTCGAGGTCGTTGAAGGCCGCGCCGATCTGGCTGAAGAGACCCTCGAGGTGATTCTCGATCATGTCCTGGATGGTCTCCAAGGCGTTCCTGCGCGTGGCCCCGACTGCGTCCAGCTCCTCGATCGCCTGCTCCCGGGTCCGGCGGTCGCGGGTGATGCGTGCTGCCGCCACGTCGTCCTGCTCCCGGTGGCCGGCCAGCCGGTTCTCCAGCGGGTAGGCCGCGTCGGCGAAGGAGCGGGACGGCGGCTCGCCGGGCTCGGCATCGGCCAAAAGGCGTGCCATCTTGTCGCCTTCGCGTAGATCTTCGCCCACGTCCGCGTCGGGGTCGCCGTCGACACCGTAGCGCTCGTAGGCGCGGCGCAGGGCGTGCTCGGCCTGTCGGCGCAGTGCCGCGGGTCGAGGGGCTTGGGGCTGATCGGGGATGTCAGCCAGCCGGTGGATTGCCTCGTCGAGTGTTTTGCCCCACAGATTCTGCCATTGCGCTGCGGCTGCCTTGGTGCGCTGGTGTTCGAGGGCGGCGATGGTGCTGCGACGGTCTTTGAGTTCCTTTTTTGCGGCGTCCAGTTCGAGCTTGGCAGTGGTGAGGCGCTGCTTGTGGCCGTTGTGTTCGCCCCAGGCGTGCTGCCAGACTCCCTGGAGTTGTTCTTCGGTTCGTTTGGCTTCGACGAGTCGAGCGTCGGCCTTGGCGACGTCCGTCTGGAGTTGGTCCTCTTCCGTCTCGAGTTGGGCGAGTTTCTCGGCGGCTCGGGCTGCTGTGTGCTGTGTTTGGGCCAGGGTGACGCCAGCGGCAGCGGCTGTCAGGGTGTTGGCGTTTTCTGCCACTTGCGTATTGGCGTCGGCGAGTTGCCGACGGGCCTGCTGCAGCCGGGTTTCACGTCCGGCCAGCGGGGTGGTGAAACCGCCCGTGACGGTCAGGGCCAGCGCCTGGTCGTGGACATCGGCGCCGTCGGCCGTGGGGCCGAAGCGCTCGTTGAGGGCCGTCAGGAAGCGTGCCAGGTTCAGATTGCTGCGAACTCCTTCGGGCAGCGGTTCCCGCTGGAGGTCGCAGATGACGATCTGGGTTCCGGGCAGGGCGGTGTGAAGGAGACCTCGGGCCCGGTGCTCGTGGCGGGGCTGGACCACAACGGCATCGCTCCAGGGAGCAAGGCGCGGCTCCCACAGCGGACGGGCGGTCGCCTCCAGATCGATCTGGTCGAGCAGGCCGAAGGCGGGGATGCCGCGGTCGCTCAGCAGGTCGATGGCGCGGCCGGCGGTCCCGCTGCGGCCTTGCTCGACGTCGTTCAAGTGCTTCTCGGCGCGGGTGACGGCGGCCTCGGCAGCATCGCGAGCCTGCTCCGCCTTGAGGTGGTCGCGCCTGCCCAGCTCTAGTCGGTTGGCGGTGGTAGCCGTGTCGCTTCCGTCCCAGCCCTGAATATGGGGCAGAAGGGTGGAGCGCTCCTCGATCAGCACCGCGTGCCAGGTCGTGAACTCGGTGAGTTTCTGTGCGAGTTCGCTGCTGAGTTGCTGAGCGTTTGACCAGTTCTGTGCGGCCTGGCGCTCCAAGTCGGCGAGGTCGGTAGCCGATCTGAGCGTGCTCTCGCGGTCGTCGGCTTCCTGTGCGGAGGCCTCGGCGGCCGCGACGGCCTCCTGTGCGGCTCGGACCTTCACGGCGATGCTCTCGTCGAGAGCGCAGGCCTCACGGTAGGAGGCCGCGAGGTAGCACTGCCACGCCGCTCGGCCAGCTTCGAGGCTGTCTCGGGCGGCCTGTCGGGCTCGCACAGCGTCCATCACCTGCTCTTCGGCGCGCCGTTGCTTCTCGTGCTCCGTTTGAGCCTTCTCGAGGTCGATCTGGCTCTCCAGCGCGAGGCCGCGCAGTCTGTATTCCTCGTCCAGCAGATGGCTCATGCCTGACAGGGCGATCAGGGACCGGCCGATGTCCTTGGGTTCCATCTCTGTCAGCTGCTGGCTGAGCAGCGAGGGGGCGGGTGAGCGCAGGGCGGTGTCGAGGTAAGTGAGGCAGCGGGGGGCGATGCCGTAGAGCTTGTCGGCCATGGCGCGGGCGGAGAGCAGTTCGCGTGTGCCCAGTGCGCGCCAGAGGTCGTCGGCCTGGATGCTGCGTTCGTGGTCGGTGGCGGCGTCGGCGAGGTGCAGACTTTCGGTCCAGTTGGCCTGCAGGTAGGGCGCGGTGGTGGCGATGCGGATCCAGACGGTCAAGGGGTTGGCCGCGGGGTCGGCAGGGTGGGCGAAGACGCCGACGATGTAGCCGTGGTCGACCGGCGATGCCCGGTGGGCCTGGTCGACTCCGGCGGCTTCGGGATGGAACAGGATGCCGCTGGCAGGTCGTCCCCCGTTGGTGTCCAGTCGCCATTGCGGATCGGCCAGCAGCAGGGAGACGGCGATGAGAAAGCTGGTCTTCCCGGAGCCGTTGGAGTCCTCCTTGGGACCGAGGCCGGAGACCGCGATGAATGTCTCGGGGACGATCGGGACGGGGTGTGAGGTGAGCCTGGCAATGTCAAAGGTCTGCATGGCGACGAGTTGGCGGTCGCCGACGACGCCCCGTGGCAGGTCGGACGCGGGTGGGGTGGTCATGGCGTGTCCTGTCTCTGTCGATCAGGGACGACGGTCGGGGA harbors:
- a CDS encoding DUF6278 family protein produces the protein MNIPFLANWLNRNETDRGASGLAAALADDPEGINELFAECEMLRAHARSAGLELDETPRSLEELDQLMPRWRRDPEITPWLGNDAGFYLGTVIIRSVQGAGWQVWPNGQPMIRLASGRELNVVESGVSWAMTGSPELSQAYAEASEG
- a CDS encoding glutamate ABC transporter substrate-binding protein yields the protein MRHLPAAIPRTPLLPACALVLLLLGAVTGCGRSGSPPVKGPQPEDLPVYQVATGFQLPESRTWEKAKKRGHLVVGAKEDQPYMGEKDPASGRYSGFDIEIAKMMSASLGFDPKTIEFKTIASANRETALQNGQIDYYVGTYTINDNRKKQVGFAGPYYLAGQSLLVRKGETDIKGPEDLAGKKVCSAAGSTPYQRLQKEFPRAVLVAYDTYSVCVDNLLTYQVDAVSTDDSILLGYAAKVPEELKVVGEPFSEEPYGIGVPRSDNALRFALDDALEENEKNGNWKKAYEATLGLSGEPAPKPPAIDRYPAS
- a CDS encoding amino acid ABC transporter permease; amino-acid sequence: MTAHALHGDTQSTALYDIPGPQARRRHFLYGILSTAVILGLLGWLLYLLFSTNQFTAAKWTPFAYKGIQELLLKGLWNTLKAFAYASVLSLALGAVLATGRLSVHRPVRWLSTLCVEFFRAMPVLVMIFFIFVALKVQPLPALVAGLTLYNGSVLAEVFRTGINSVERGQREAAYALGMRKTQVMTHVLAPQAVRAMLPTIISQLVVALKDTSLGYLITYEEFLHAGKLIASNLDYDLPFIPVVMIISPIYIGMCMLLSWFATWVARRERRSPKTKAVAIDPAEPGAALPGQI
- a CDS encoding amino acid ABC transporter ATP-binding protein, yielding MAVDPLIELRDVNKHFGQLHVLQDINLTVGRGEVVVVIGPSGSGKSTLCRAINRLETVESGTITLDGKPLPAEGKELAALRADVGMVFQSFNLFAHKTVLANVSLAQVKVRKRKKDEADKRSRELLERVGLADQAEKFPAQLSGGQQQRVAIARALAMNPKALLFDEPTSALDPEMINEVLEVMQQLASEGMTMVVVTHEMGFARSAANRVVFMADGKIVEDRTPEAFFTAPESDRAKDFLSKILKH
- a CDS encoding exodeoxyribonuclease III is translated as MRIATFNVNSITARLPRLLAWLESSGTDVLCLQETKCSAEQFPYEELRALGYESAVNATGRWNGVALLSKVGLEDVVVGLPGGPDYEGVQEPRAVSATCGGVRLWSVYVPNGREVEHDHYGYKLDWFRSLTTAIAEDAAGERPFAVLGDFNVAPTDEDVYDPTVFEGLTHVTPAERAALEQLRAAGLSDVFPRALKYDRPYTFWDYRMLAFPKNRGMRIDLVYGNPAFAKAVTDSYVDREERKGKGASDHAPVVVDLDL
- a CDS encoding alpha/beta fold hydrolase, with the translated sequence MVRTVRTTSTAAAMAAVLAAAALGLAPHQAQAAPATTTAAATDASSELRFHDIPGSGGITLKGNVFTPAGARAGAKYPLIVLPTSWGMPQIEYIAQAKKLADSGYVVVSYTSRGFWLSGGEIETAGPADTADVSAVIDWALAHTPADAEHIGLGGVSYGAGISLLASARDPRIKAVVALSGWADLIESIYSGRTQHLQAAALLGGAGYLTGRPGPELRQILGDFLGSKLDREPQMIEWGKKRSASEKVDQINANGAAIMLGNAWGDTIFPPNQYAEFFEKLTGPKRLEFRPGDHATAEGTGLLGLPNDTWTNAHRWFDRYLKGERNGVDSEAPVQIKSRSESGYEGYADWKSVGSGGTEKLMLSDSEHVFAGVDSGANGGIVLLSSVLDQFFQAPPTASIPLLPRAFAAVWQSPRYDEARRVRGTVKLHTTVTPTKSDGTFVAYLYDVGPLGIGKLVSNAPYTFHDRPAGQAFGVDLELFSTAYDVPAGHRLAVVVDTVDPLYIEHNPTGAQLTFSSPRTDPSYVSVPLREQ
- a CDS encoding amino acid ABC transporter permease: MNVLTDNFSLYGKGFLGTVELTVYASLLALVLGFLMASFRVAPIGSFRVFGAVWVAILRNTPLTLLFFAVLLGLPRFGLVLPFQLFAVLALGCYTSAFICEVLRSGINTVPKGQGEAARSLGMSFGQTLGTVVLPQAFRSVIPPIGSTLIALAKNSAIAGAFSVTELLGTYKTLNELGYSIIWTFVWIAVGYLIITLSISALFNVLEKRYGVAR